One window of Streptomyces sp. SUK 48 genomic DNA carries:
- a CDS encoding isochorismatase family protein has translation MTSSSVLPYSMPDAASLPGGGPSRSIDPSRAVLVVQHMQEYVLRALRETAPVAKLLDNISRLTETARCSGVPVVYVTRVPGSRSAGGEGPGPVFPAPVPLAPPTEADAHAVVDVLRPEAGDTVLTAKRYSAFAGTRLRSRLKELGRDQVLVVGAAAHTDVLLTAADAWMQDPEAFVVADAVADRTADGHTMAVRWLAATSATVTLTESVRAELRGRTADTMAL, from the coding sequence ATGACATCGTCAAGCGTCCTCCCGTACTCCATGCCCGACGCGGCGTCGCTGCCGGGCGGCGGCCCCTCCCGGAGCATCGACCCGTCGCGTGCCGTACTCGTCGTGCAGCACATGCAGGAGTACGTCCTGCGGGCCCTGCGGGAGACCGCCCCGGTCGCAAAACTCCTCGACAACATAAGCCGGTTGACCGAGACCGCCCGCTGCTCCGGCGTGCCCGTCGTGTATGTGACGCGCGTTCCGGGATCGCGGTCGGCCGGGGGAGAGGGGCCGGGGCCGGTGTTCCCCGCGCCGGTCCCGCTCGCACCGCCCACCGAGGCGGACGCCCACGCCGTCGTGGACGTGCTGCGGCCGGAGGCGGGCGACACGGTCCTGACGGCCAAGCGGTACAGCGCGTTCGCCGGCACCCGGCTGCGCTCACGGCTGAAGGAACTCGGGCGGGACCAGGTGCTGGTCGTGGGCGCGGCGGCGCACACCGATGTCCTGCTCACCGCGGCCGACGCCTGGATGCAGGACCCCGAGGCGTTCGTCGTCGCCGACGCCGTGGCCGACCGGACAGCCGACGGCCACACCATGGCCGTCCGCTGGCTGGCCGCCACCAGCGCGACCGTCACCCTCACCGAGTCCGTACGCGCGGAACTCCGCGGCAGGACCGCGGACACCATGGCGCTCTGA
- a CDS encoding DUF2470 domain-containing protein: MRHTPSPAPAPTAAERVRSILAAAHSMTVVSDGRHHEIRRLDGTGAMGHFHLHAAWEGDGTPSPVRVPVRLELTDIAPTPVRERLRARVTLTGVLRAPYDPDATDSTCMEFGQGVLEESGGRAYVTLQELEAAELDPLATGEAGILTHLVDDHADLVPRLLRLVRPRPEPGVTKVVPVAIDRYGLTLRLEHRRTHHDARIPFRTPVRDLDHVGPQIHALLSAARRLSHSGHLLA; the protein is encoded by the coding sequence ATGCGTCATACCCCCAGTCCTGCCCCCGCGCCGACGGCCGCCGAGCGTGTCCGCTCGATCCTGGCCGCCGCCCACTCGATGACCGTGGTCAGCGACGGCCGCCACCATGAGATCCGCCGACTCGACGGCACCGGCGCGATGGGGCACTTCCATCTGCACGCCGCCTGGGAGGGCGACGGCACCCCGTCGCCCGTACGGGTCCCGGTCCGTCTGGAACTCACCGACATAGCGCCCACGCCGGTACGCGAGCGGCTGCGCGCCCGCGTCACCCTGACCGGGGTGCTGCGCGCGCCGTACGACCCGGACGCCACCGACAGCACGTGCATGGAGTTCGGGCAGGGCGTCCTGGAGGAATCCGGCGGACGCGCGTATGTCACCCTCCAGGAACTGGAGGCGGCCGAACTCGATCCGCTGGCCACCGGTGAGGCGGGCATCCTGACCCACCTCGTGGACGACCACGCCGACCTCGTGCCCCGGCTGCTGCGGCTCGTACGGCCGCGTCCGGAGCCCGGCGTGACGAAGGTGGTCCCGGTGGCCATCGACCGCTACGGCCTGACCCTGCGTCTGGAACACCGGCGCACCCACCACGACGCCCGCATCCCGTTCCGTACCCCCGTGCGCGACCTCGACCACGTCGGACCGCAGATCCACGCCCTGCTGTCGGCGGCGCGCCGCCTCTCCCACAGCGGCCACCTGCTGGCCTGA
- a CDS encoding beta-1,3-glucanase family protein, translating to MPVSSASPRLAPGRPRPRPHLVLALLIALVAALGLTVTAQSPAHAAGTLLSQGRPATASSTENASFGAAQAVDGNDQTRWSSAFADPQWIMVDLGSVQPLTQVTLKWEAAYAKAFTLQTATDPGGPWTTVYSTAAGTGGVQNLNVSGSGRYVRMYGTQRATPYGYSLWEFQVYGGSGGTTPPDDFWGTTADIPPSSAVMKVKVLNRTGGAYPDSQVYWSYNGQEHSIAEQPYVDIVAAPAQRMYFYVGSPNGQYYDFIEFTTGTSSFSGNTTRVDAWGLPLAIRLHSHSGQDVQLGDAQDLFTMSRDQVFQNFQNSVPQQFKVLAQTQAPYRIIAPGSDPSFRAGGANAGYFTAYASSVGVNESTSNIFGCAGSLASNAALCAALNRHTANLPAAQQQDPSKFYGGDPANWYAKYWHDHAIGHLAYGFPYDDVAGQAAYTSMDSPQWMEVAVGY from the coding sequence ATGCCAGTCAGCTCCGCCTCGCCACGCCTCGCGCCGGGACGCCCCCGGCCCCGGCCCCACCTCGTCCTCGCGCTGCTGATCGCGCTCGTCGCGGCGCTCGGACTCACCGTCACCGCCCAGAGTCCCGCCCACGCGGCGGGCACCCTGCTCTCCCAAGGCAGACCCGCCACCGCCTCCTCCACCGAGAACGCCTCCTTCGGCGCCGCGCAGGCGGTGGACGGCAATGACCAGACCCGCTGGTCCAGCGCGTTCGCCGACCCGCAGTGGATCATGGTCGACCTCGGCTCGGTCCAGCCCCTCACCCAGGTCACCCTGAAATGGGAGGCCGCCTACGCCAAGGCGTTCACCCTCCAGACGGCCACGGACCCGGGCGGCCCCTGGACCACCGTCTACTCGACCGCCGCCGGCACCGGCGGCGTACAGAACCTGAACGTGAGCGGCTCCGGACGGTACGTCCGGATGTACGGCACCCAGCGCGCCACCCCCTACGGCTACTCCCTCTGGGAGTTCCAGGTCTACGGCGGCTCCGGCGGCACCACGCCCCCCGACGACTTCTGGGGCACCACCGCCGACATCCCGCCGTCCTCGGCCGTCATGAAGGTGAAGGTGCTCAACCGGACCGGCGGCGCCTACCCGGACAGCCAGGTCTACTGGAGCTACAACGGCCAGGAGCACTCGATCGCCGAGCAGCCCTACGTGGACATCGTCGCCGCCCCCGCCCAGCGCATGTACTTCTACGTCGGCTCCCCGAACGGCCAGTACTACGACTTCATCGAGTTCACCACCGGCACGTCCTCGTTCAGCGGCAACACCACCCGGGTCGACGCCTGGGGCCTGCCGCTGGCCATCCGGCTGCACTCGCACAGCGGGCAGGACGTACAACTGGGCGACGCCCAGGACCTGTTCACCATGAGCCGCGACCAGGTGTTCCAGAACTTCCAGAACTCCGTGCCGCAGCAGTTCAAGGTCCTGGCCCAGACCCAGGCGCCGTACCGGATCATCGCCCCCGGCAGCGACCCCAGCTTCCGTGCGGGCGGCGCGAACGCCGGTTACTTCACGGCGTACGCGAGTTCGGTCGGCGTGAACGAGTCCACCTCGAACATCTTCGGCTGCGCCGGGTCCCTCGCCTCCAACGCCGCCCTGTGCGCCGCGCTCAACCGGCACACCGCGAACCTGCCGGCCGCGCAGCAGCAGGACCCGTCGAAGTTCTACGGCGGCGACCCGGCCAACTGGTACGCCAAGTACTGGCACGACCACGCGATCGGCCACCTCGCGTACGGCTTCCCGTACGACGACGTGGCGGGCCAGGCCGCGTACACCTCGATGGACAGCCCGCAGTGGATGGAGGTCGCGGTCGGCTACTGA